CTCGTTTTACCTGATCCCGAACCACCAGCAATTCCAATTACAACAGGCTTATTCGTCCCCATTCGACTACCACTCTTTCTTATTGAAGTATGCTTTTGCGCATCATATTATTCACATACACTCGTTGATCCACTTTGAATTTCACGATTTGCAACGGATGTCTCGCTGCATCTAATTCGTTTCCATCCTCATCCCAAATTTTCTCCACCGTTTGCGTAAAGTTTTCTATTTCTGGTCCAAAGAACTCCACTTCATGTCCTGGTTTGAAATGATTACGTTGCTCAATCGTTACGATGCCCGTTTCTTCATTATAATCTAACACTAAACCAGCGAAATCATACGTTGTTTTCTTACTATGATTTCCAAACATTTGCTCTTGATGTCCTGGAACCCCTTCAAAGAATGCAGGAGCTGTATCACGATTTGCACATTTATCCAGCTCATCTAACCATTCTTGTTTAAACTCAAAGTTATCAGGATCCGCACAATATGCATCAATTACTTTACGATATACTGTCGCTACAGTCGCTACGTAATGGATTGATTTCATACGTCCTTCAACCTTTAAACTATCAATTCCAATTTCAATCATTTTCGGAATTGATAAAATTAAATTTAAGTCTTTTGGACTCATTGCAAAGTGAGCATCTTCTTCTTGGAATAAAGGAAGCTCTTTTGCATCTTTATGTTGTGATACTGTTTGAACTAAATCATAGTCCCAGCGACAAGATTGACAACAACCACCACGGTTAGAATCACGCGCTGTCATATGGTTACTTAATGTACATCTTCCTGAATATGCGATACACATTGCACCATGGACGAATGCTTCAATTTCAATATCCACTTTTTCTTTAATCTCTTTCATCTCTTCATAGCTTGCTTCACGAGCTAATACAAGACGATGTAAACCTTCTTCTTTCCAATACTGTGCTGCTTTCCAGTTGGATAGTGATTGTTGTGTACTTAAATGCACCTCAACAGAAGGTGCTACACGTTTACACGTCTCAATAATAAGCGGATCAGCAACGATAATTCCCGTTACGCCAGCTTTTTCAATCCCTTTTAAATATTCCTCT
This Bacillus paramycoides DNA region includes the following protein-coding sequences:
- a CDS encoding peptidase U32 family protein, with the protein product MTVQEISRVIDGKRVIVKKPELLIPAGNLEKLKVAIHYGADAVYLGGQEFGLRSNAGNFTLEEMAEGVEFAKKYGAKIYVTTNIFAHNENMDGLEEYLKGIEKAGVTGIIVADPLIIETCKRVAPSVEVHLSTQQSLSNWKAAQYWKEEGLHRLVLAREASYEEMKEIKEKVDIEIEAFVHGAMCIAYSGRCTLSNHMTARDSNRGGCCQSCRWDYDLVQTVSQHKDAKELPLFQEEDAHFAMSPKDLNLILSIPKMIEIGIDSLKVEGRMKSIHYVATVATVYRKVIDAYCADPDNFEFKQEWLDELDKCANRDTAPAFFEGVPGHQEQMFGNHSKKTTYDFAGLVLDYNEETGIVTIEQRNHFKPGHEVEFFGPEIENFTQTVEKIWDEDGNELDAARHPLQIVKFKVDQRVYVNNMMRKSILQ